In Risungbinella massiliensis, a single window of DNA contains:
- a CDS encoding VirB4 family type IV secretion system protein — MLHLPTEIHKNIAFIEGRPWAFYRVVPFSYGSYSVDQKKQAWRNASDFYRQVQLAENYAQMWMIRRRFDWDDYLSRLVNTVEPARREAARQSMLDWYELISQGTLPDYDYLVAFELTQLDANKYGWFTQTFGIPARALESLLGLTKRIKKEEVEDALDKAYDYVWLEKRASELDGLRRGFEDRTSALNQLDPLTEAEIADFYRMHFHRGMYIKPLPQQMKAVWPKGPQEYTWLAEGKRTYSWRHVLCEQENESRYVSFIALATLPDEVYSPSSELLLNMTSEMDFPIEATFRWKTIANKQAINMVLQKKKDMDDAIGHINQVEHLPISLQRQQQLAENLRDEVETDKPPLLESYLVLCVDAETEDELTTRSEKVIQYLDSRGFVAARPTGEQRGLFESWLPSTMWQGRGYQKRMLPDVAAALTVPGASEMLGDPNGVPVGVTRRGGVVKYNPERGPQVNQNASMVITGTLGSGKSHTLNNLIHKTALFWNARIFVVDPKGERSHWVGQMPGLGDRVHTLKLDGRKSPGSLDPFRLMSHDLDFASEIAVSVISQFEQGLTRADKNMLLSAAEKAVASKDPCMPRMLDALSQEPQGKDLAEYLKRVAKLPLGRLVFGEGEKLHVPDNGIVLLQLEDLELPQEKQKPNGLRQEASVAVMAMTAILAEQFVLRGTKGGFRVAALDEAWIWLRTDQGKALANRLERAGRSMNAGIWFATQNPSDIDNEILNNVSMYICLGTSDENETTLAIEALNLDPEDEGLRATLQQRRSKAHSGFGFMKDLEGRSGYIQFITPEEDLVALFNTKPEASAASKVTSEGGR; from the coding sequence ATGCTACATCTTCCTACAGAGATTCATAAAAATATCGCGTTTATTGAAGGACGACCATGGGCTTTTTATCGGGTCGTCCCCTTTTCATATGGCTCCTACTCAGTAGATCAGAAAAAGCAAGCGTGGCGGAACGCTAGCGATTTTTATCGCCAAGTACAGCTAGCTGAAAACTATGCTCAAATGTGGATGATCCGACGTCGCTTTGATTGGGATGATTACCTCTCGCGACTAGTTAATACAGTAGAACCAGCTAGAAGAGAAGCAGCGCGGCAATCGATGTTGGATTGGTATGAGTTGATTTCGCAAGGAACATTACCAGATTATGATTATTTGGTCGCATTTGAGTTAACTCAACTAGACGCAAATAAATACGGTTGGTTTACACAGACGTTTGGGATTCCTGCTAGAGCTTTGGAATCTCTGCTCGGACTAACCAAACGGATCAAGAAAGAAGAAGTAGAGGATGCTCTGGATAAAGCCTATGACTATGTATGGCTCGAAAAGCGGGCTTCTGAATTAGATGGACTTAGAAGAGGGTTTGAAGATCGAACATCCGCCCTCAATCAGTTAGATCCTCTAACAGAGGCGGAGATTGCAGATTTCTACCGAATGCATTTTCATCGTGGGATGTATATTAAACCACTTCCTCAACAGATGAAAGCTGTGTGGCCTAAGGGACCACAAGAGTACACTTGGCTAGCAGAGGGGAAGAGAACTTACAGTTGGCGGCATGTTCTTTGTGAACAAGAAAATGAGAGTCGATATGTCAGCTTTATCGCACTCGCCACTCTGCCAGATGAAGTGTATTCTCCAAGTTCTGAGTTGTTACTAAATATGACTAGTGAGATGGATTTTCCAATTGAAGCTACTTTCCGTTGGAAGACAATTGCTAATAAACAGGCGATTAATATGGTATTACAAAAGAAAAAAGATATGGACGATGCGATTGGACATATCAATCAGGTAGAACATCTACCAATTAGCTTGCAACGTCAGCAACAATTGGCAGAAAATCTTCGGGATGAAGTAGAGACAGATAAACCACCACTTTTAGAAAGCTATCTGGTTTTATGTGTAGATGCTGAAACAGAGGATGAACTTACTACTCGCTCTGAGAAGGTGATCCAATATCTAGACAGCCGAGGTTTTGTTGCTGCACGACCAACAGGAGAGCAACGTGGACTATTTGAAAGTTGGTTGCCTTCTACGATGTGGCAAGGACGAGGTTATCAGAAAAGGATGCTACCAGATGTAGCAGCTGCTTTGACCGTTCCAGGGGCTTCGGAGATGTTAGGTGATCCAAACGGGGTGCCAGTTGGGGTTACTCGTCGTGGTGGGGTTGTAAAGTATAACCCAGAACGGGGTCCGCAGGTAAACCAGAACGCATCCATGGTAATCACCGGTACGCTAGGTTCCGGTAAATCTCATACATTGAATAATCTTATCCATAAAACAGCTCTATTTTGGAATGCGAGAATATTTGTAGTAGATCCAAAAGGAGAACGAAGTCACTGGGTAGGGCAGATGCCAGGTCTAGGTGATCGCGTTCACACCTTGAAGCTAGATGGTCGAAAAAGTCCGGGATCGCTAGATCCGTTCCGCTTGATGAGCCATGACTTAGACTTTGCTTCGGAGATTGCCGTTTCTGTTATCTCTCAGTTTGAACAAGGTTTAACACGTGCAGATAAAAACATGCTTCTTAGTGCAGCGGAGAAAGCAGTTGCTTCCAAAGATCCTTGTATGCCGAGAATGCTAGATGCACTAAGCCAAGAACCACAGGGGAAAGACTTAGCGGAATACTTGAAGCGTGTTGCTAAGCTGCCTTTAGGTAGACTTGTGTTTGGAGAAGGGGAAAAACTCCATGTCCCAGATAACGGGATTGTTCTCTTGCAGTTAGAAGATTTAGAACTACCTCAAGAAAAGCAAAAGCCGAATGGTCTGCGTCAGGAAGCATCCGTTGCCGTAATGGCGATGACCGCTATTTTGGCTGAGCAGTTTGTTCTACGAGGAACCAAAGGTGGTTTCCGGGTTGCGGCTCTCGATGAAGCATGGATTTGGCTTCGTACCGACCAAGGGAAAGCACTTGCTAACCGTCTAGAGCGTGCTGGACGTTCGATGAACGCAGGGATTTGGTTTGCTACCCAAAACCCGTCTGATATCGATAACGAGATCCTCAATAACGTAAGTATGTACATCTGTCTTGGGACCAGTGATGAGAATGAGACCACACTTGCTATCGAAGCACTTAATCTCGATCCAGAAGATGAGGGGCTTCGTGCAACTCTCCAACAGCGTCGTTCAAAAGCACATTCTGGTTTTGGATTTATGAAAGATTTAGAAGGGCGATCTGGCTATATCCAATTCATTACCCCAGAAGAAGATTTAGTGGCACTATTTAATACCAAACCGGAAGCAAGTGCTGCATCTAAGGTTACTTCAGAAGGCGGTAGGTAG
- the kdd gene encoding L-erythro-3,5-diaminohexanoate dehydrogenase, whose translation MTDDWYGVHRVLEPKGVLPQPAWKLDSTPIITPVEMLVEVEKLHIDSASFHQILDEVGKEERKVRDRIAEIIYTRGKMHNPITGSGGMLIGKVAEIGTSFPRKVQIGTSIATLVSLTLTPLHLKEIHHIDLETGQVTLDAQAILFATAPFAVLPEDLPESVSLAVLDVCGAPAQVTKLVKPEETVLVLGAGGKSGLLSCYQVRKRLGNSGKLIAMEYQTEACELLRSYGWADQVLQVDVRDAMEVLKQVREHTDGLLANTTINCVQIPDTETSSILATRDGGMIYFFSMATQFTVAALAAEGLGKDISMMIGNGYTAGHAELAIQSLRESSELRSWFEKRYG comes from the coding sequence GTGACAGATGATTGGTACGGAGTACACCGAGTTCTAGAGCCAAAGGGAGTTTTACCACAACCTGCTTGGAAATTAGATTCTACGCCTATTATAACGCCTGTTGAAATGTTAGTAGAGGTGGAGAAGCTCCATATAGATTCTGCCTCTTTCCATCAGATTTTAGATGAAGTTGGAAAAGAAGAGAGGAAGGTTCGGGACAGAATCGCAGAGATTATCTATACAAGAGGAAAGATGCACAATCCGATTACAGGATCTGGAGGAATGTTAATCGGAAAAGTTGCAGAAATAGGTACATCATTTCCTAGAAAAGTGCAAATTGGCACTTCGATAGCGACCTTGGTATCTCTTACACTGACACCTTTACATCTAAAAGAAATTCACCACATCGATTTAGAAACGGGACAGGTAACCCTTGATGCACAGGCAATTCTTTTTGCTACAGCTCCTTTCGCAGTCTTGCCAGAGGATCTACCAGAGTCGGTCTCTTTAGCAGTCTTAGATGTATGCGGAGCACCAGCCCAAGTGACCAAATTGGTGAAGCCAGAAGAGACAGTCTTGGTATTAGGGGCAGGAGGTAAGTCTGGGTTACTCAGCTGTTATCAGGTCAGGAAACGCCTTGGAAATAGTGGGAAGCTTATTGCGATGGAGTATCAAACAGAAGCTTGTGAATTATTACGTTCCTACGGTTGGGCTGACCAAGTATTACAGGTTGATGTGCGAGATGCAATGGAGGTACTGAAACAGGTCAGGGAACACACAGATGGCTTGTTAGCCAATACGACCATTAACTGTGTTCAGATACCAGATACGGAAACATCGTCTATTTTAGCAACCCGAGATGGTGGAATGATCTATTTCTTTAGCATGGCGACCCAGTTTACTGTTGCAGCCCTTGCAGCAGAGGGATTAGGAAAAGACATCTCGATGATGATTGGAAATGGTTATACAGCTGGTCACGCAGAGTTGGCCATTCAGTCTCTACGCGAATCAAGCGAACTACGGAGTTGGTTTGAGAAAAGATATGGGTAA
- the kamC gene encoding lysine 5,6-aminomutase reactivase ATPase KamC, translating into MGQRSGKIFKEIEELWEIPILSSYGKQRKKQWSAYQPGEEEIWQKELQKQEEIGKMIEQNDEIESLLIEELAALPDLTTILQMWEIQQLGNIQDWFFLKRFVIGFMRIIRILKNNSFLSLLTKEEAFELEEIIATLQPKAPITSSFSLLDGFSANYETLWRRLQQSERSFHSLVEKRRRQMSILLGKKSNHLGEWSWSKQDNEIPKELLEELVLVRQTQWESIYRLRETKEEQIRRIECEKQRDGLEEEAQRVLFGLYQRCNPYRENLSKWGQRIGELDFSFAKWRKARSWQGVRPNYGQKLEIVEGRHPLIERELQKQGKRFYPISFSLGQETAILVGPNMGGKTVVLKTIATIAFLSQFGFFVPASRCSLPLFSWVELIQDDTTLSGLSSFGSEMSQLARVLVSPSFGFLLLDELARGTNPNEGAALSIAIAEYLVKHRFPAILTTHFPEVLEVSGASFYRMVSHSTPLEDGFSVLFQLTPMEKGEKLPQEAIQTARKLGLPEDILQNAERLLESRREE; encoded by the coding sequence GTGGGGCAACGTAGCGGGAAAATATTCAAAGAAATAGAGGAACTATGGGAGATTCCGATCTTATCCTCTTATGGCAAACAACGAAAAAAACAGTGGAGTGCCTACCAGCCTGGGGAAGAGGAGATCTGGCAAAAAGAGCTACAAAAGCAAGAAGAGATTGGAAAGATGATAGAACAGAATGATGAAATAGAGTCTTTGTTGATCGAAGAATTAGCTGCTCTGCCAGATCTTACTACCATACTTCAAATGTGGGAAATTCAACAACTAGGTAATATTCAAGATTGGTTCTTCCTCAAGCGCTTTGTAATAGGTTTTATGCGTATTATTCGAATTTTGAAGAATAACTCGTTTTTGAGTTTGCTAACAAAGGAGGAGGCTTTCGAATTGGAAGAGATAATCGCTACGTTACAGCCCAAAGCTCCGATCACTTCGTCCTTTTCTTTGTTAGACGGTTTTTCAGCAAATTATGAAACACTTTGGAGAAGATTACAGCAATCTGAACGGTCTTTCCATTCATTAGTGGAGAAGCGTCGGAGGCAAATGTCGATTCTTTTGGGGAAAAAATCAAATCATCTTGGAGAATGGTCCTGGTCTAAACAAGACAACGAAATCCCAAAGGAACTACTAGAAGAATTGGTTCTTGTACGGCAGACGCAATGGGAATCAATCTACAGACTACGTGAAACAAAAGAAGAACAAATTAGACGGATAGAGTGTGAGAAACAAAGAGATGGGCTGGAGGAGGAAGCCCAACGTGTTTTATTTGGTCTTTATCAACGATGCAACCCTTATCGAGAGAACTTAAGTAAGTGGGGGCAAAGAATTGGAGAGTTAGATTTTAGTTTTGCCAAATGGCGGAAGGCTAGAAGTTGGCAGGGTGTAAGGCCTAACTACGGGCAAAAGTTAGAAATAGTAGAAGGTCGGCATCCTCTCATCGAACGAGAGTTACAAAAACAAGGAAAACGCTTTTATCCAATTAGCTTTTCATTAGGCCAGGAAACAGCAATTCTCGTTGGGCCCAATATGGGTGGCAAAACAGTAGTCTTGAAAACAATTGCCACGATTGCGTTTCTGTCTCAGTTTGGATTTTTCGTCCCAGCTTCTAGGTGTTCTCTACCTTTGTTTTCTTGGGTGGAATTGATTCAAGATGATACTACGCTATCAGGTCTCAGCAGCTTTGGCAGTGAGATGTCTCAGCTAGCTAGAGTGCTGGTTAGCCCGTCTTTCGGGTTTCTCTTGTTAGATGAACTGGCTAGGGGAACCAATCCGAATGAAGGAGCTGCTCTATCAATTGCCATTGCAGAATATTTAGTTAAACATCGGTTTCCAGCAATTTTGACTACTCATTTTCCAGAAGTGTTAGAAGTATCAGGGGCCTCTTTCTACCGGATGGTCTCGCATAGTACTCCGCTTGAAGACGGTTTTTCAGTTCTCTTTCAACTGACTCCAATGGAAAAAGGAGAGAAACTTCCCCAAGAAGCGATCCAAACTGCTAGAAAGCTAGGTTTGCCAGAGGATATTTTGCAAAATGCAGAGAGGTTACTCGAAAGCAGGAGGGAGGAGTGA
- the kamB gene encoding lysine 5,6-aminomutase reactivase subunit KamB: MEILRLFPGKSLAFVGLSKNAGKTTAMCQVARTLNGIHQLGLVSIGVDGEKKDVWSGRSKPAVWVPKGGVVATAAPFLSEHKESWKILDWMESTSLLGPLIIAKAMEETTVTLAGVTNIRQLQDVQNKMWRLGVTLLLQDGAYDRRAMAGISCADGVILIAGASGYSHPQALAKKVEEWLSSYCLPRFASHALLDSSRKKKEYLLINANGETLLSHLDQNSILAMLCSHASLEESILYFPGALTTRLYERISSFGIQTIVLEDPTHLFVPPNIFQAKEKTSVQVLYLPQLLLIGYNPYSVDGFVWNSTLVKREIELVAKSFPVVDFQKY; the protein is encoded by the coding sequence ATGGAAATCCTCCGATTATTTCCCGGGAAATCTTTGGCTTTTGTAGGACTTTCTAAGAATGCCGGAAAAACAACCGCAATGTGTCAAGTTGCGAGAACCCTAAACGGGATTCACCAACTAGGGTTAGTAAGTATTGGGGTGGATGGCGAGAAAAAAGATGTCTGGAGCGGGAGGAGTAAGCCAGCAGTTTGGGTACCCAAAGGAGGGGTAGTGGCCACTGCTGCCCCTTTTCTTTCAGAGCACAAAGAAAGTTGGAAAATTCTCGACTGGATGGAGTCGACTAGTCTACTGGGACCTTTGATCATAGCAAAAGCGATGGAAGAGACAACCGTTACCTTAGCTGGTGTTACCAATATTCGACAACTTCAAGACGTACAGAACAAAATGTGGAGACTAGGCGTTACCCTTCTCCTTCAAGATGGTGCCTACGATCGTCGAGCTATGGCAGGGATTTCCTGTGCGGATGGTGTTATTCTCATTGCCGGTGCGAGTGGTTATTCCCATCCACAAGCACTAGCTAAAAAGGTAGAGGAGTGGTTGAGCAGTTACTGTCTTCCTCGGTTTGCTAGCCATGCATTACTGGATAGTTCACGGAAAAAGAAAGAGTACCTTCTGATAAATGCTAACGGTGAGACGCTACTATCTCATTTGGACCAAAACTCTATTCTTGCTATGTTATGTTCCCATGCATCATTAGAAGAGAGTATTCTCTATTTCCCAGGAGCTCTCACTACTCGGCTTTATGAACGAATTTCATCTTTTGGAATTCAAACGATTGTCTTGGAGGACCCTACTCATCTTTTTGTACCACCCAATATTTTTCAAGCAAAGGAGAAGACATCTGTACAAGTGCTATATTTACCCCAGCTTTTGCTAATCGGATACAATCCTTATTCAGTAGATGGTTTTGTTTGGAATTCCACTTTAGTAAAACGAGAGATTGAGTTAGTAGCAAAATCGTTCCCTGTGGTCGACTTTCAAAAATATTAA
- the kamA gene encoding lysine 2,3-aminomutase — MRDWRQIELWKDVTEEQWNDWLWQLTHTIKTLEDLEQVVNLTPEEREGVRIANQTIPLNITPYYALLMDSDDPLDPVRMQSVPISSELTRTPYDLADPLLEDTDSPVPGLTHRYPDRVLFLITNQCSMYCRYCTRRRFSGQIGMGVPKKQMDACIEYIRQHPEVRDVLLSGGDGLLVNDRILEYLLSNLRSIPHVEIIRIGTRAPVVFPQRVTENLCQILRKYHPVWLNTHFNHPKELTPEARKACEMLADAGVPLGNQSVILKGINDCPHLMKKLMHELVKTRVRPYYIYQCDLSEGIGHFRTPVSKGIEIIEFLRGHTSGYAVPTFVVDAPSGGGKIPVSPNYIISQSPTKTVLRNFEGVITSYPEPESYQPHDSTTCAYCLEANGSAGIAGLMQDEMVNLVPQKLRREERRISQEAP; from the coding sequence TTGCGTGATTGGAGACAGATTGAGCTGTGGAAAGATGTAACAGAAGAACAATGGAATGACTGGTTGTGGCAATTAACCCATACGATCAAGACACTAGAAGATTTGGAGCAAGTGGTGAACTTAACTCCAGAGGAGCGAGAGGGTGTACGTATTGCCAACCAAACAATCCCGCTTAATATCACTCCCTACTATGCTCTTTTGATGGACTCTGATGATCCATTAGATCCTGTACGAATGCAATCGGTACCCATTTCCTCTGAGTTAACACGTACTCCCTATGATCTAGCAGACCCTCTGTTGGAAGATACGGATTCCCCTGTACCAGGATTGACACATCGTTATCCAGATCGTGTTCTTTTTCTCATCACCAACCAGTGTTCCATGTACTGTCGCTACTGTACTCGTCGACGGTTTTCGGGACAGATCGGAATGGGAGTACCCAAAAAGCAGATGGATGCTTGTATTGAATATATCCGACAGCATCCAGAAGTTCGAGATGTTTTACTGTCTGGAGGAGACGGTCTCCTAGTGAACGATCGGATTTTAGAATATTTGCTTAGCAATTTACGTTCTATCCCGCATGTTGAGATAATCCGAATTGGTACGCGAGCACCAGTCGTTTTTCCGCAGCGTGTTACAGAAAATCTTTGTCAGATTTTACGCAAGTACCATCCAGTTTGGCTCAATACCCATTTTAATCATCCCAAAGAATTGACCCCAGAAGCTCGAAAGGCTTGTGAGATGTTAGCAGATGCAGGGGTTCCTCTTGGAAATCAATCCGTAATTTTAAAAGGAATCAATGATTGCCCGCATTTGATGAAAAAATTGATGCATGAATTAGTCAAGACACGCGTTCGACCATATTACATTTATCAGTGCGATCTTTCGGAGGGGATCGGGCATTTTCGAACACCAGTTAGTAAGGGAATCGAAATTATCGAGTTTCTTCGTGGACACACATCTGGCTATGCAGTTCCTACTTTTGTTGTGGATGCTCCGAGTGGTGGTGGTAAGATTCCAGTCTCACCTAACTATATTATTTCTCAAAGTCCAACCAAAACAGTTCTTCGCAATTTTGAGGGAGTGATCACTAGTTATCCTGAACCTGAAAGCTATCAACCCCATGATTCCACTACTTGTGCGTACTGTTTAGAAGCAAACGGAAGTGCAGGAATAGCAGGTCTCATGCAGGATGAAATGGTGAATTTAGTTCCCCAAAAACTTCGTAGGGAAGAACGACGAATAAGCCAGGAAGCCCCGTAA
- a CDS encoding sigma-54 interaction domain-containing protein encodes MTTFSKDFIQEILELVEDAIHIVDHNGKTVWYNRRAAYLDELTPSEVMGSHVLELFPSLSEKSSTLLQVIQTKKAIPRNKQTYQNRHGKKITTFNQTVPLYLDGIFWGAMEVAQDVTSVQELSERVIDLEQRVNRGSHSSTKKTERAYQFSDFLTQDRDLQQSIQQSMVISTTDLPVWIVGETGTGKEILIQSIHGASKRKNKPFIVQNCASIPGALLESLLFGTAKGAFTGAEERKGLFEIADGGTLFLDEIQMLPPDLQAKLLRVIEDGKVRRVGDWKERRVDVRILVATNEDPQQNMTTGKLRSDLYYRLNGFQITLSPLRERRGDIPLLIEHFLHDASPTYYLSEQVRKCLLLYHWPGNVRELKHVIASITTMTSEKGEIGMEHLPAQIVSAKEKQEPSILSGGLVEELAMVEKKLITRALEKSNGNVSIAADLLQIPRQTLQYRIKKWFSS; translated from the coding sequence ATGACCACTTTTTCTAAAGATTTTATCCAAGAGATTTTGGAATTGGTAGAGGATGCGATTCACATTGTGGATCACAATGGTAAAACAGTTTGGTATAACAGGAGAGCAGCTTATTTAGACGAATTAACCCCGAGTGAAGTGATGGGATCCCATGTACTAGAGCTATTTCCATCCTTATCGGAGAAGAGTAGCACGCTGTTACAAGTGATTCAGACGAAAAAGGCTATTCCAAGGAACAAGCAGACATATCAAAATCGACATGGTAAGAAAATTACCACCTTTAATCAAACAGTTCCTCTTTATTTAGACGGCATTTTTTGGGGTGCGATGGAGGTAGCACAAGATGTGACCTCTGTTCAGGAGTTAAGCGAACGGGTAATCGATCTAGAACAGCGGGTAAATAGAGGTTCTCATTCTTCAACGAAAAAGACAGAGAGAGCCTATCAGTTCTCTGACTTTTTGACGCAAGATCGCGATTTGCAACAAAGCATTCAGCAATCAATGGTAATCAGCACGACCGATTTACCGGTCTGGATTGTGGGAGAAACAGGTACGGGGAAAGAAATTTTGATCCAATCCATTCATGGTGCCTCTAAACGAAAGAACAAGCCATTTATCGTGCAAAATTGTGCCTCTATTCCTGGTGCTCTATTGGAAAGTCTTCTGTTTGGTACGGCAAAGGGGGCTTTTACAGGGGCTGAGGAGCGAAAAGGATTGTTCGAAATTGCAGATGGGGGGACTTTGTTTTTAGATGAAATTCAAATGCTTCCACCGGATCTTCAAGCTAAACTACTGCGAGTTATTGAAGATGGAAAAGTCCGCAGAGTAGGAGACTGGAAAGAGCGAAGAGTGGATGTGCGGATTCTCGTTGCGACCAATGAAGATCCCCAACAAAATATGACTACAGGTAAACTTCGTTCGGATCTTTACTATCGATTAAATGGGTTCCAAATCACGCTTTCTCCGTTACGGGAGCGAAGAGGGGATATTCCGCTTCTAATTGAGCATTTTCTTCATGATGCTTCTCCTACCTATTATCTAAGCGAACAGGTAAGGAAATGTCTCCTGCTTTATCATTGGCCGGGGAATGTTCGCGAATTAAAGCATGTCATTGCAAGTATTACAACCATGACAAGCGAGAAAGGGGAGATCGGTATGGAACACCTTCCTGCTCAGATCGTGTCTGCAAAGGAAAAGCAGGAGCCATCGATTCTATCAGGAGGATTAGTAGAAGAACTAGCAATGGTAGAAAAGAAATTAATTACAAGAGCACTAGAGAAAAGCAATGGAAACGTCAGTATAGCGGCTGATTTGCTACAAATTCCACGACAAACTCTTCAATATAGAATAAAAAAATGGTTTTCCTCTTGA
- a CDS encoding type IV secretory system conjugative DNA transfer family protein, protein MAVLKPGQGQDDPVQVQAKDDRSATIIMELVAFGLIVLFLTLPAIIGAGIAYLIHWQKWKGWIFAVIGAIGSVMLVQFGFGSDYYQGISLGVSLLTSNNESTSFGEVFLLLLPLSLSLGLVLGTLLHWLVKNRPELVGLPVKVVDNTVINLEVNQRKLKNLPDIEDGVILGLDADNQPITLLDKEANMHSYISGATGAGKTNTIRIILESAIRRGKPCIIIDGKGDLGFMEEIRELAEFYNRDFQGFSYTGKTKYNPLRRGNYTELKDKLIAIEEWTEPYYKRAAERYLQLVFKILQLAGRTIDLQTVQDMLTQKNLMEVLKSKDMKHVNKDQINVMKEYVNTLDSNHKNALDGLKDRLALLTESDVGPLFHETGDGDGDVIDLFEAIKQKKVIHMALSGLSYSSFTPALGAMIVEDLKSVAAAVGEHGWIDHIYVVLDEFNLFAGENVVNMINKSRSVGFCCLMATQELADLQAGGGEELIGQVIGNTNVKIVHRQDVPSSAEYMAEVVGTVKVADKTTTTTATLFGALSSGVGSVRTIEEYRIHPNTLKTLRQGQAVVIKKTPNNVAAPTQIRSSYEWDKKMKKKKAN, encoded by the coding sequence ATGGCAGTTCTCAAACCAGGCCAAGGGCAAGATGATCCAGTTCAGGTGCAAGCGAAGGATGATCGAAGTGCGACGATTATCATGGAGTTGGTAGCCTTTGGATTAATCGTCTTATTCCTAACCCTACCTGCAATTATCGGAGCAGGTATTGCTTATCTCATTCATTGGCAGAAATGGAAAGGTTGGATCTTCGCTGTTATCGGAGCAATTGGTTCTGTGATGTTAGTTCAATTTGGGTTTGGAAGTGACTATTACCAAGGGATAAGTTTGGGCGTTAGTTTATTAACTTCTAATAATGAATCGACTTCTTTTGGAGAAGTTTTTTTACTTCTCCTACCACTTTCGCTTAGTTTAGGATTGGTCCTTGGTACGTTGCTACATTGGTTAGTAAAAAATCGACCTGAGTTGGTAGGACTACCAGTAAAAGTGGTCGATAATACGGTTATCAATCTAGAAGTGAATCAACGAAAACTCAAAAATCTCCCTGATATAGAAGATGGAGTAATCTTAGGATTGGATGCGGATAACCAACCAATCACCTTATTGGATAAAGAAGCAAATATGCACTCCTATATTAGTGGTGCGACAGGTGCGGGAAAAACCAATACCATTCGTATTATCTTGGAAAGTGCTATTCGTCGCGGAAAGCCTTGTATTATCATTGATGGTAAAGGCGATCTTGGGTTTATGGAAGAAATTCGAGAGTTAGCAGAGTTTTATAATCGAGATTTCCAAGGATTTTCCTACACAGGGAAAACCAAATACAATCCTCTTCGCCGCGGTAACTATACCGAGCTCAAGGATAAATTAATTGCAATTGAGGAATGGACAGAGCCATACTACAAACGGGCAGCCGAGCGCTATCTTCAGCTCGTATTTAAAATCCTACAATTAGCAGGTAGAACCATTGACCTACAAACCGTACAAGACATGCTTACTCAAAAGAACTTAATGGAAGTTCTGAAAAGTAAAGATATGAAGCATGTGAACAAAGATCAGATTAATGTTATGAAAGAGTATGTCAATACCCTAGACTCTAACCATAAAAATGCGTTGGATGGTCTAAAAGACCGCTTAGCTCTTTTGACGGAGAGTGATGTAGGACCGTTATTCCATGAAACAGGTGATGGAGATGGCGATGTGATCGACCTCTTTGAGGCAATTAAACAGAAAAAAGTGATTCATATGGCTTTATCTGGTCTATCATACTCCTCCTTTACGCCTGCACTCGGTGCGATGATTGTAGAGGATCTCAAAAGTGTGGCCGCTGCGGTCGGAGAACATGGCTGGATTGATCATATTTACGTAGTCTTGGATGAGTTCAACCTATTCGCTGGAGAGAACGTCGTCAATATGATTAACAAAAGTCGTTCCGTAGGATTCTGTTGTCTTATGGCTACTCAGGAGCTGGCCGATTTACAAGCTGGTGGCGGAGAAGAGCTGATCGGTCAAGTAATCGGGAATACCAACGTTAAGATTGTCCATCGCCAAGATGTACCTAGCTCTGCGGAATACATGGCAGAAGTAGTTGGAACAGTAAAAGTGGCGGACAAGACTACTACAACAACAGCAACCCTTTTTGGTGCATTGAGTAGTGGAGTTGGCTCGGTCCGAACGATCGAAGAATATCGGATTCATCCAAACACATTGAAAACCCTCAGGCAAGGGCAGGCTGTGGTAATCAAAAAAACCCCGAATAATGTAGCAGCCCCTACTCAAATCCGATCTTCTTATGAATGGGATAAAAAGATGAAGAAGAAAAAGGCAAATTAA